DNA sequence from the Amycolatopsis sp. Hca4 genome:
TCTGGGAACCCGGGGCCGGGCTCGTCGCCGACGTCTGGGACCGCGGCTGGACGCGGCTGGAGGACTACCGCGGCGCGAACGCCAACATGCACACGGTGGAGGCGTTCCTGGCCGCCGCCGACGTCACCGGCGACCCGGTGTGGGCGGCGCGTGCGCTGTCCATTGTGGAGCGGCTGGTGCACGGCGAAGCCCGCGCGCACGGCTGGCTGCTCCCGGAGCACTACGACCCGGGCTGGCACGTCCGGCTGGAGTTCAACCGCGCCGAGCCCGCCCACCCGTTCCGCCCGTACGGCGCGACCGTCGGGCACCTCTTCGAATGGGCGCGGCTGGCCGTCCACCTCGGACGCGCGCTCGGGGCCGCGGCGCCGCCGTGGCTGGTGCCCGACGCGGCCGCTCTGTTCGACGCGGGCGTCCGGACCGGCTGGGCCGTCGACGGCAGGCCGGGCTTCGTCTACACGACCGACTTCGCCGGGACGCCGGTGGTGCGCACCCGGCTGCACTGGGTGGTCACCGAGGCGATGGCCGCGGCGTGGACGCTGCACCAGGCGACCGGCGACCCGGCGTACCTCGCCCGCTTCGAGGAGTGGTGCGCGCACGCCGAAACCTGCTTCGTCGACCGGGAACTCGGTTCGTGGCACCACGAACTCGACCCGGAAAACCGGCCCGCCGCGACCGTGTGGGCCGGCAAACCGGACGTGTACCACGCCTACCAGGCGACGCTGCTGCCCGGACTGGCGCCCGCGGCGTCGTTCGCCGGCGCCCTCCTCGCGCGCGGCTAGACTGCGTCCGCCGTCCCCTTCCCGACTAGGAGAACCATGTCGCCTTTCGTCGCGGCCGAAGACCGGTACGCGGACATGCCCTACCGGCGGGCCGGGCGCAGCGGGCTGAAGCTGCCCGCGGTGTCGCTCGGCCTGTGGCACAACTTCGGGGACGACAAGCCCCTCGACGTCCAGCGGGCCGTGCTGCGCCGGGCGTTCGACCTCGGCGTGACGCACTTCGACCTGGCCAACAACTACGGCCCGCCGCCGGGCTCGGCCGAAGCCAACTTCGGCAGGCACTTCGCCGCCGACTTCCGCCCGTACCGCGACGAGATCCTGGTGTCGTCCAAGGCGGGCTACCTGATGTGGGACGGCCCGTACGGCGAATGGGGCTCCCGCAAGAACCTGCTGGCGAGCCTCGACCAGAGCCTGGCGCGCACCGGGCTGGACCACTTCGACATCTTCTACTCGCACCGCCCGGACCCCGAAACGCCGATCGAAGAGACGATGGGCGCGCTCGACACGGCGGTGCGCTCGGGAAAGGCGCGGTACGCGGGCATCTCGAACTACTCGGCCGAGCAGACCGAGGCGGCGCTCGCCGCGCTGAAGGACCTGGGCACGCCGCTGCTGATCCACCAGCCGCGGTATTCGATGCTGGACCGCTGGGTCGAGGACGGCCTGCTGGACACCCTCGACACGCACGGAGTCGGCTCGATCGCGTACTCGCCGCTGAGCCAGGGCCTGCTGACCGATCGCTACCTGGACGGCATACCGGCCGACTCCCGCGCGGCGGGCGCCAGCCCGTTCCTGACCAGCGACCGCCTGACCGAGGACACGCTGGCGACGGTCCGCGCGCTGAACGACGTCGCCAAGCGGCGCGGGCAGACGCTGGCCCAGCTGGCCATCGCCTGGGTACTGCGCGGCGGCCGGGTCACGTCGGCGCTGATCGGGGCGAGCAGTGTCGCGCAGCTGGAGAATACGGTCGCGGCCACGGCGAACCTGGAGTTCGCCGACGAGGAGCTGGCGGAGATCGAGCGGATCCTCGGCCGGTAACCGATCCGCGTGCGGCCGGGTTCCGCCCGGCGGGCTGCTCGCCGGTGAGCGGCGCGGCGGCTCGATGAGCAGAGCCGGTCGGCAGCCAACGCGCGGGCCCACCAGCCCGTGGCCGAGGACCCCGGCCGGGCTGCGGAGCGGGCGCGCGCCGGCCACGCAGCCCCGTGCGCAGGGCCGGTCAGCAGCCGATGCGCGAGCTGCCCACTGCCACGTCGTCGAACCACAGCGTGTCCGCGTCGCCGGCGTAGCTCTCCCAGCCCAGGCGGAGGTCGGCCAGTGCCGGGTGCCAGGACTTGGCCAGCCACTGCTGGTCGATGTCCTGGGTCGGGACGCCGTCCACCACCAGGCCGGCCACCTCGGCCGAGTCGAGCCAAGTGCGCAGCCTGCCCGCGCTGCCGTCGACCTCGAACTCGAAGCACGACCACGTGCCGGTCGCCAGCGGGACGCTCTGGGCCACCCCGGCCGGGCTCTGCGCGGGCAGCGTGGCGTCGTCGGACTCGCGGTTCCACTGCAGCGCCCGGTTCTGGCCGCCGGCCCGCAGGTCGCGGCCGCCGTCCGCGGTGTCCCGCAGCGCCATGAACGCCACGTGCCCGGTCGGCAGGGGCGTGGTGTGCCGGACCCAGAACCGCCCGAACAGCGGGCCGGAGCCGACGCCGGAGAGGCTGGTGCCCAGGAACGCGTGGTTGCAGTAACCGCCCTGGCCGGTGACCTTGACCGACCGGCCGCCGGAGTGCGCGACCGAGGTGTCGACGGCGACCGTGCCGGTGCCCTGGCAGTTGGCCGCGCCGACGGTCCAGCGGCCGCCGGGGGTGCTGCCGGTCTGCTGCTCGAAGTCGTCGCAGATCGCCGCACCCGTGCAGCCCGCGGGCGGCGGCCCCGACGTCGTCGTGGTGGGCGTGGTCGGAGTGGTCGTCGGCGTCGTGGAGGTGGTGGTCGTCGGCGTGGTCGAGGTCGGGGGAGCGGGGTCGCCGCACGAAACGCCGTTGAGCGCGAAGTCCGTCGGCGTGGCGTTCGTCCCGCTGTAAGTGCCCTGGAGGCCGAACGACACCGTGCCGCCGGCGGGCACCGCGCCGTTGTAGGACAGGTTCTGCGCGGTGACGGCGGTCCCGGTCTGCCGGACGGTGGCGTTCCAGGCGGACGTGACGGTCTGGGTGCCGCCGTAGTGCCAGGTGAGCGTCCAGGAGGAGACCGCGGTGGCGCCGTTGGTCACCGTGATGTCGGCGGTGTAGCCGCTCTGCCACTGGTTGACGCGGTAGGCGACCGAGCACGCGGGCGCGGCGGCGGCCGGCCCGGCCAGGACGATCGCGGTGGTGCCCGCCGCGGCGAGGCAGAGCGCGGCGAGGGCGCCGGCGAACCTGTTCATGGATGGGCTCCTCCTCCGGACGCGGACAGGGGCGCCGTGGCCTGCACCACGACGCCCCTGGTTGGTGGCCGCGTTCTGGCGAGGCGACCTGGCATGGGAGCGCTTCCAGCCGCCGGAAAGGTAACCCCGGCGTGTCGTGGTTGTAAAGTCCGACCCGGACGCCGGCCGATCCGGTGGTCCGTTTTCCGCAGCCGGGACGCCCGGCGGCGGCACTGAACGCTCCTGAACGGCCGAAGCCGTTGGGAGGCCGGACATCTCGCGGTAGCGCTGCGCCACCGCTGCGCGCGGCCGGACGCCTCCGTTGGGGTGGATTCCGGAAATCCGCGACAAGATCACACGAGGGGTCTCCGGAAGCCGATATTGGGAGCGCTCTCAGCCGCTCGCCGAGGCCGGTAGCCCGGAAATCCTCGTTGCGGCCTCAACCTCTCGCCAACCGCGGGGGTTCCCGCCCCGTGACGACCTGGGCCCCCTGGGTGACGCTGCGGTAGGGTCGTGAGCGTGCTCCCGTACTCCGGAAATCGTTGGATGAACGATGAGTCGACAGGCCAAGCCAGGCAGTAAGCCCTACCGCGCGCAGCTGCGGGAGCGGCTGACCGCACTGGGCTTCCCCGAGGAGGCGATCCCGGCCCAGGTGGCCAAGAACCTGGTCGTCGAGTGCGGGATCCCGCCGCGCACCGCGTGGCGGCTGGCTTCGGAGCTCTCGCTCGACGTCGCGGCGCACCAGTACAACGCCGTCACCGGAGACCCCCGCGCGGGCATGCGCGGCACGCGGATCTGGGAGTACGAGCAGTGGCCCGAACGCGGCGTGCGGCCCACCGTCGCGGCGCTGCGGGTGCTGGCCCAGGTCTACGGCACCAGCTGGAAGTGCCTGCTCGGGCTGCGTGACCTGGAACAGCTGCCTGCCAAGGACCTCGCCGAGTACCACGCCGACACCGCCACGGTCGCGCCGGCCGGGCCCGCGCCGTCGCCGGCCCGCACCCTCGTCCGCGTGGACGCCCGCGGGGACGAGGAGATCGGCGGCGACGCCCTCGACGACGCGATCCTGCTCACGAAGACCAACGTGGACGACGTCCAGCTCGACGACCTGTGGGCGGACCTCGACTTCCTGGGCGGCGCCTACACCCGCACCGCGCCCGACTCGATCCTCGCCCAGCTCGCCGTGATCGAGGAGCGGACCACGGCCCTGCTCAAGGGCAGGCAGCGGCCGAAGCAGACCCAGGACCTCCTGCTCATCGGGGCGAAGTCGAGCGCGATGATGGCCTGGATCGCCGGCGACCTCGGCCGCTACCGGCTCTCCCGCGAACTCAACTCCGCCGCCTGGCTCTACACCCAGTACGCCGACGACTTCCTGGCCCGGCGCTGGGTGCGCACGTCCCAGGCCAGGGTGGCGTTCTGGGCCGGGCACGGCGTCGAGTCCGCGAAGCTCGCCGCGGACGGGCTCAACTACCAGGCGGGCGGGCGCCTCACCGACGCCCCGCTCATCCTCGCCGAAGCCCGCGGCTGGTCGTCGGTGCAGGCCGAGGGCCAGGTGCTGGACGCGATCGCGCGCTGGACGGCCATCGAGGACCCGGACCTCGGGGCCGGCGGCGAGGACAGCTTCTTCAACATCACGAAGGACCGGCGCCACTACATGGCGGGCAACTCGCTGCTTTCGGTCGGGCAGGCCGCCGCCGCGCTGCGCGAGTTCACCACCGCCCGCGAGGCCTTCGAGGGGCTGTCGCTGGAAAACCGCTGGGAAGCCATGGATCCGATGATCCGGATCGACACCGGCCGCGCCCACCTGCGGCTCGACGACCTCGAAGGC
Encoded proteins:
- a CDS encoding AGE family epimerase/isomerase, whose protein sequence is MDSPSSVPAWVRAEPARLLGFARGAVHPGDGFAWLDDAGRPVLDRPVETWITCRMTHVFALASLGGADTHELVAHGVAALTGPLRDHEHGGWYASTALAEKRAYEHAFVVLAAASAAAAGAEGARPLLEEALETVERRFWEPGAGLVADVWDRGWTRLEDYRGANANMHTVEAFLAAADVTGDPVWAARALSIVERLVHGEARAHGWLLPEHYDPGWHVRLEFNRAEPAHPFRPYGATVGHLFEWARLAVHLGRALGAAAPPWLVPDAAALFDAGVRTGWAVDGRPGFVYTTDFAGTPVVRTRLHWVVTEAMAAAWTLHQATGDPAYLARFEEWCAHAETCFVDRELGSWHHELDPENRPAATVWAGKPDVYHAYQATLLPGLAPAASFAGALLARG
- a CDS encoding aldo/keto reductase, whose translation is MSPFVAAEDRYADMPYRRAGRSGLKLPAVSLGLWHNFGDDKPLDVQRAVLRRAFDLGVTHFDLANNYGPPPGSAEANFGRHFAADFRPYRDEILVSSKAGYLMWDGPYGEWGSRKNLLASLDQSLARTGLDHFDIFYSHRPDPETPIEETMGALDTAVRSGKARYAGISNYSAEQTEAALAALKDLGTPLLIHQPRYSMLDRWVEDGLLDTLDTHGVGSIAYSPLSQGLLTDRYLDGIPADSRAAGASPFLTSDRLTEDTLATVRALNDVAKRRGQTLAQLAIAWVLRGGRVTSALIGASSVAQLENTVAATANLEFADEELAEIERILGR
- a CDS encoding cellulose-binding domain-containing protein, encoding MNRFAGALAALCLAAAGTTAIVLAGPAAAAPACSVAYRVNQWQSGYTADITVTNGATAVSSWTLTWHYGGTQTVTSAWNATVRQTGTAVTAQNLSYNGAVPAGGTVSFGLQGTYSGTNATPTDFALNGVSCGDPAPPTSTTPTTTTSTTPTTTPTTPTTTTSGPPPAGCTGAAICDDFEQQTGSTPGGRWTVGAANCQGTGTVAVDTSVAHSGGRSVKVTGQGGYCNHAFLGTSLSGVGSGPLFGRFWVRHTTPLPTGHVAFMALRDTADGGRDLRAGGQNRALQWNRESDDATLPAQSPAGVAQSVPLATGTWSCFEFEVDGSAGRLRTWLDSAEVAGLVVDGVPTQDIDQQWLAKSWHPALADLRLGWESYAGDADTLWFDDVAVGSSRIGC